The Sabethes cyaneus chromosome 3, idSabCyanKW18_F2, whole genome shotgun sequence DNA window CTGGTAGAAGCCGCCGCTTCGGTTGACGTTTTGAGAGTGGAGCtggaagaaaaggaaaaggacatcATTTTAGCCACACAAGCCGCAGAAATTGTACTTGCATCCGTCACGAAGTCGCAAAACGATGCTGAAATAGTTAAAGCAGAAGTTTTGGTCGTGAAAAACAAGGCGGACGTTCTGGTGGAACAGATTGCTGAGGAAACAGCAGTTGCAGAGGAAAAGTTGGAAGCTGCTCGTCCAGCGCTGGAGGCGGCTGAAGCTGCACTGAAAACTGTAACTCCAGCCGATATTGCTACCGTGCGAAAGCTTGGTAAGCCACCCTATTTGATTACACTGATTATGGACGTAGTGTTGGTTCTGTTCCGGAGACGAATGGCTCCTGTGAAGCCCGATCCCGAACGACAGTTTATGTTCGCTTCCTGGGATGCATCATTGAAGGTAATGGCGGATACCGGATTTCTCAACAAGATCGTTCGTTATCAGGCGGACTTAATCAATGCGGAAACCGTAGATTTGATGATACCTTACTTCAAGTATCCGCTGTATACGTTTGAGGCAGCTAAGGCAGCTTGCGGTAACGTTGCGGGTCTGCTGCAGTGGACCACGGCCATGGCAAAGTTCTACGACGTCAACAAAGACGTACTCCCGCTGAAGGCAAATCTTGCAAGACAGCAGAAGAAGCTTGACATAGCTACTGTACAACGCCAGGAAGCTGAACAACTGTTACTAGCCAAAGAGGCTGAACTGGAGCTTGTCCAGCAAGAGTTCAACGAAGCTATGTCCAAAAAGCAAGCTGTACTAGATGACGCTAAGGTCTGCCAGGATAAAATGGATGCTGCTTCGGCTTTGATCAACGGATTAGCCGATGAACGAGTTCGGTGGACCGAACAGCTGTCACAGTTTAAGAGCGAAACTGATCGTCTCGTGGGAGATGTGCTAATTTTAACCGGCTTTCTCTCATATACTGGCCCATTTAACCAGGAGTATCGGATGGTTCTTCAAAAGTCCTGGCAACATGAGCTGCAAAATCGGAAGATTCCGGTTTCGTTGAACATAAGCATAATGGAAAATCTTACGGATGATGCCACAGTTGGGGAGTGGAACTTGCAGGGGTTGCCAAACGATGAGCTTTCAGTTCAAAATGGTATCATTGTGACGAAGGCCGCTCGTTATCCACTTCTTATCGATCCACAGTCTCAGGGAAAAATATGGATCAAACATAAGGAGAAAGAATTTGGATTAATTGTCACTTCACTGGAGCACCGTTTCTTCCGAAACCACATCGAGGATTGTGTGTCACAGGGAGTTCCACTGTTGATTGAGGACGTTGGCGAGGAGCTGGATCCAATATTGGATAACATTTTGGAGAAGAATTTCATTAAGATGGGCAACACCTACAAGGTGAAGATTGGCGACAAAGAAGTCGATGTGCATTCGGATTTCCGGCTGTACATTACGACTAAGCTTCCAAATCCGGTGTATACTCCGGAAATTTCAGCCCGAACATCCATCATCGACTTTACGGTTACGATCAAAGGTTTGGAAGATCAACTTCTCGGACGAGTAATTTTGACTGAGAAAAAAGAACTTGAATCGGAACGAACAAACCTGATTAAAGATGTGACGGCGAATCGTAGAAAAATGCAAGAGCTGGAGGCTAATCTGTTGCATAAATTGTCCACAACGCAGGGTAGTTTGGTCGACGATGTCACGGTGATTGTTGTTCTGAACACCAGCAAAACCACCTCCATTGAAGTTCGTGAGAAGCTGAAAATTGCACgtgaaactgaaataaaaatcaaCAAAGCCCGTGAGGAGTATCGTCCGGTTGCTACCAGAGGAAGCGTTCTGTACTTCCTAATTTGCAGTATGTCGATGGTAAACTGTATGTATCAGACTTCGTTGGTACAATTTTTGGAACGGTTCGACGTATCGATGGCTCGATCTGATAAGCACGTCGTAACTTCGCGGCGGATAAGCAACATTATAGAATACTTGACTTACGACATTTTCCAATATATCTGTAGAGGACTCTATGAAGTTCACAAATACCTGTTTGTGCTTCTGATGGCTTTGAATATCGATttggagaagaaaaaaattaccCATCATGAGTTCCAGACGTTCATCAAGGGTGGTGCCGCACTGGACATAAACACGTGCCCAGAGAAGCCGCATAAATGGATCGTCGACACGGCATGGTTGAATCTGGTTCAGCTTTCCTCGCTGCATCAGTTCAACGAAATCGTCGAGCACGtacaaacaaacgaaaaagGATGGAAAAGTTGGTTTTCGAAAGAAGCCCCCGAAGAAGAGGTTATCCCTGATGGTTACAACAGCATGGACGCTTTCCGGAAACTGCTACTAATTCGGGCATGGTGTCCTGATCGAACGCTGTCCCAGAGCAGAAAGTATCTGGCAATGTCGCTGGGACAACGATTTGCCGATCCGGTCATAATAAATTATGACCTTATGCTGGAAGAAAGCAGACCTTTAACCCCCTTGGTATGCTTCCTTTCGATGGGTTCAGATCCTACCCCGAGTATTGAAGCATTGGCAAAGAAAAATGCCATCAAGTGTCGCTCCATTTCAATGGGTCAAGGTCAGGAAGTACACGCTAGAAAACTAATTGCTACTTCGTTGGAGGAAGGTTCGTGGGTGTTGCTACAAAACTGTCATCTTGGGCTGGAGTATGTTACCGAATTGATGCTCCTAATTATGGAAATGGAAAAAACCGGAACGGGTTTCCACCCTGATTTCCGCGTGTGGGTTACCACTGAACCTCATCCACAGTTCCCAATTACGTTCCTTCAGATGTCGATCAAATTTACGAACGAACCTCCTTCGGGAGTGAAGGCTGGGCTGAAACGAACCTACGGTTCCATGACGATCGAAATGTTTGAATATAGCGAATCGCCATTCTATGTTCCGCTTATTTTCGCCATCTCATTCCTGCACACGGTTGTTCAAGAACGGCGGAAATTCGGTCCTCTAGGGTGGAACATTCCATACGAATTTAACTCGGCCGATTGGCTGGCAAGCTGCATGTTTGTTCAGAATCACCTGGACGACCTTGATCCGAAGAGAGGAATTAGTTGGAAGACGGTTCGTTACATGTTGGGGGAGGTTCAGTACGGCGGTCGCGTTACCGACGACTATGACAAACGCCTGCTAAACACGTTTGCCAAGGTTTGGTTCTCCGATATGATGTTCTTCGAGGAATTCCGATTCTTTCGGGAGTATAAAATCATGAAGTATAAGTCTCTGGAAGAGTACATGGAAGCGATCGAGCAGATGTCGCTGGTGGATCCACCGCAAGTGTACGGCCTACACGCCAATGCTGATATTACCTATCAAAGCAACACGACGACGGAAATTCTGGATACGATCGTGTCTATTCAGCCGAAAGGTGAAGTAACGATTTTATACTCTTTGGATAATTTATAATGGAGGTCTTTAATATTCAACAGAATCTGGCGGAGGAGGTGGGGAAACTCGAGAAGCAACGGTGGCCCGGTTGGTCAATGATATGCTGGCAAAGGTCCCGACACCGTACGACCAATATGCGGTTAAGGAACGACTGAAGATAATGGGTCATTTGAGCTCAATGAACATTTTCCTAAGGCAGGAAATTGATCGAATTCAAAAGGTCAGTAATAAAAAAATACTAATGGTGTTGTGAgttatattttgattttttacagATAATTCTCCTGGTGCGGACAACATTGAAGGACCTTCTGTTGGCAATCGACGGCATCATCATAATGAACGAACAGCTTCGCGACGCTTTGGACAATATCTATGACGCACGAGTTCCGGAAATTTGGAAACGTGGCAGTTGGGCTTCTGCTTCGCTGGGATTTTGGTTTACCGAACTAATCGAACGGAACAATCAGTTCTATACGTGGTGTTTCAAGGGTCGTCCGGTCATGTTTTGGATGACCGGTTTCTTCAATCCTCAAGGTTTCCTAACAGCCATGCGACAGGAAGTGGCGAGAGCACACAAAGGATGGGCTCTGGACGTTGTGACGTTACATAACGACGTTACCAAACTGCTAACCGAAGAATGTAAACAAGCCCCCAATGAGGGAGTATATGTTTACGGTCTGTACCTGGACGGAGCCGGCTGGGATCGAAAGAATAATCGCCTTCAGGAGTCGATCAACAAGGTGTTGTACACCGCAATGCCGGTGATACATATCTACGCTATCAACTCGACGGCAGGGAAGGATCCCAAGTTGTACGAGGTGAGTGTTTCGAGTTGGCTCAGTTTTTGTGTCTCGTTAGCTGGtgtttaacttttgatttttttttaaataaaaaataagcaaaactaTACGCAAATGAATGAAAGTCGGAAAAAATTACTCTCCCATTTCAGTGTCCTGTATACAAAAAGGCCAACCGAACAGATCTCAATTACATTACCCCACTGTGGCTGCCAACCGTCAAGTCTCCGGATCACTGGATATTGCGCGGAGTAGCCCTGCTTTGTGATATCAAATGAAAACCGTACCGATCGgcgatgattttttttctctcgcaaTTTATGTTATAttaattcacaataataaaTCCCGTTCATGCTTACTAGATTTGTTCCAGAGATTGTAAAAACGCGTAAACAGGAAAGATTTCACTGAACATTTACATTGCACGATACGTGATGTTCTAAACAGTGACAATGATTTGCATACATTACATTCCCGCAGTTGGATAGAACGTGTGCGTTGCGTTGCACAAAATATCTATTACCTTATTCTCGTCCGAGCACCTGACCGCGACCCCAGGAATTTCTTGAAAATAATCCATTACctggctgctgttgttgttgctgctgctgtacaGGATTTGCAGCTCGTTGGCCCACTGGAGCAACTCCAAATCCGTGCACTCCGCCCTGAACGTCCGGGAAGAATCGCTTGCTGCAGTGATAATTTATAAGTTActcttatttcaatttttctacGCATTGACTTACATAAAAGCAGGTGTTTCAAGCAACCTCGGTCCTCCTAGTTCTTGTGGGTAAATGAACTTCAGGAAGTAGTAGGCGTGACCCACAAGGATACCGACAAttgaaaaaatgcttctgaaaaaTAATGAAAGTATGTTAGCCGAGACATTTAATAAAAGCCTTTGAACCAACTTACCCTGACGACAGAATTAGATTCATACCCAAAAGAACCCATGGTAGATACATCGCTTTGAAGCGAGTTCCAAACCAAAAGTTGACAATTACATCTTTGTTCAGCTTGCACCAGACGTACAGGACGGACAGTACCATTGGATCCATAAGTATCTAGAAAAAATGCATGAATACTCCATGTTACTTAGAGTTTAATAATCTTGACTTACCGGTAGGTCAACTAGCAATCCGATAATGACGCATAATATCCAATTAAAGCAGAGGAGAAAAAAATAATCCCCTGGCTTCTGCTTGAAGTGGTCCTGTTCTAAGCGTAGTGAATAGTTATACAGGAAAAAGCAATTCAGCATAAAGTGAAATCCGGTGGCTGGGTTAAGCGGATAGAAAAATACGGCTGTCATCGGGCGCCACAGCTGATGGacataaaaacattaaatacaGTACAATCCCAGTTGGGCGTTGTTCCAGTTACCTGAAATTGCCTAAAAAGTGGACCCTGCTGCAGAATTAGATACTGAGGCGGTAGAAGTCCAAAGCGGGCCAACAAACTGATGGCCACCGTTGCCGACAGCCATAGTCGTGTAAAAATAGGAACCTGTTTGTACCATGTTTGGATATCACTCATTTTGGCTAACCGATGTCGGCCGTCTGCTATACGATAAACGAACGGTATACGGCCTCCTGGCGGCACAGTATTTGACGGTTTTTTGTTTTAGCCAACAATTGGATTTACTAACACTGGTTTTACGCAAGAATAGTCAAAAATTTCACTCGATTTAAAAAGACTTGTTTAGATTGTGACTATAACAATACGATAACAATACGTGTACGACGATGATATGCGAAAGTGTCAGATCATTGACTGGTTGAATTTGAGATTTGACACTGCGCAAGTGGGAGACGACGAAGAAGACGTCACGTAAATAATATGCCCGCTGCCAAGACACAAACCGTATTCCGCTTTTTGCGCTCTCTGCATttgaaataagaaaacaaaccaAAAGATTAAAATTTATTGTACATATTCGGATTTGATAGTAATTTTTGGTATCTTTTAACAGCAGAATTTATATCTTCTATGGAAAGGATATTCTTCTAACTCTGATTATAGTTTATAAGGCTCGAAAATAGCGGCTGAGTAAAAAAGCCGCGAAAATTAGGCTCTTCCTCCTGTGATTAAAATCAATTGGTTTGTGTATTGGCTGTTATCAAAGCaattcatgaacattatgtaAACAGTTTGAAAATGTAGATTTTTTCCCACCGTGCAAAGTGCAATACATAAGATAAAAAGCAGAAACTGTTTTGGTGCTAAAATGTTTCCAAATTTATTTAAAACCGTTACTTTCACCGGTCGACACGTGATAAGACGATCACTATCAAGTGGTCATCAAATAATTCCACTAGAACTGTCCTACAATGTGTACGATACAATCCAGAGTAGCACTGTTCATGGTTCCCCGGTGTTGATCCTCCATGGACTCTTCGGATCGAAATTCAACTGGAATAGTCTTTCGAAGGCATTTCATCAGAAAACTAAACCTACTAGAGCCGTAAGTAGCTTTTTGCTTGTTATGTTTTTATGTCCTTCAAATTCCtcttttcatttgtttttaagATTTATTCTATAGACGCCCGTAACCATGGTGAAAGCCCCCACTCGGATATCCACTCATACGATCATATGGTCGCTGATCTGGTAGAACTTTACagcaaattgaatatcaaaaaagCATCCATAATTGGCCACAGTATGGGTGGTCGTGCCATGATGCTACTAGCTTTAAAATACGTAAGATTAAAATTATGATATTAAACCGGTGATTCTTGTTAAACGAAAATCACACCTTCGCAGCCACAACTCGTAGACCGGGCCGTAATAGTGGACATCTCTCCCACTACCGGTTTAGGGACAATCAACACCGATATTCCACTATTTCTACAATCGATGAAACTCATTCGTATCTCTGCCGACCAAACGATTCATCAGGCGCGCAAAACCGCCGATGAACAGCTAGCTAAGATTATCGATTCGAAGCCCTTGCGGGACTTCCTTATCACTAACCTAGTCAAAACGGAAGCCGATGGCACCTTTCGGTGGAGAATTAATCTGGACGCCTTGGAACGGAATTTTACGACCGGTGTGGCTCGGTTTCCCGATTGTAGCGGGATGCAGTATACCGGTCCGACCCTGTTCATCGCCGGTGGGCGGTCCGATTATATAAAGTATGCGTTCGAGACGTACCGAAAGGACAAACTTTTCGAAACTAAAATTATTGATCATTTCAGAGAGTCGGATACTCCGGTCATCAAGCAGCTATTTCCCAACTCCGAAATCAAGGTGGTAGAAGGTGCTGGTCACTGGGTGCACAGTGAAAAATCTGCCGAATTCGCCAAACTGGTCGTAGATTTTCTCAACGCGGATtcgttgtaaaaataaaaataaaataaaaaattttattccaCCTGAAATTAGCAAATTAAAAATCGTTCTGAGACTGCTGACGCGCACTGTAATGATTGATTGTACTTGTAATAAAGGTTCTTTAACACATGTTGCTAAACACGTTAAGACTTGCATGTCCTCTGTTGTACATAGAAGTCATCACCAAACATCTATCTATCGGAATAGTACACGCTGTATCAATGCCTTGGTCAGT harbors:
- the LOC128743231 gene encoding protein ABHD11-like, encoding MFPNLFKTVTFTGRHVIRRSLSSGHQIIPLELSYNVYDTIQSSTVHGSPVLILHGLFGSKFNWNSLSKAFHQKTKPTRAIYSIDARNHGESPHSDIHSYDHMVADLVELYSKLNIKKASIIGHSMGGRAMMLLALKYPQLVDRAVIVDISPTTGLGTINTDIPLFLQSMKLIRISADQTIHQARKTADEQLAKIIDSKPLRDFLITNLVKTEADGTFRWRINLDALERNFTTGVARFPDCSGMQYTGPTLFIAGGRSDYIKESDTPVIKQLFPNSEIKVVEGAGHWVHSEKSAEFAKLVVDFLNADSL
- the LOC128742614 gene encoding derlin-1, producing MSDIQTWYKQVPIFTRLWLSATVAISLLARFGLLPPQYLILQQGPLFRQFQLWRPMTAVFFYPLNPATGFHFMLNCFFLYNYSLRLEQDHFKQKPGDYFFLLCFNWILCVIIGLLVDLPILMDPMVLSVLYVWCKLNKDVIVNFWFGTRFKAMYLPWVLLGMNLILSSGSIFSIVGILVGHAYYFLKFIYPQELGGPRLLETPAFIKRFFPDVQGGVHGFGVAPVGQRAANPVQQQQQQQQPGNGLFSRNSWGRGQVLGRE